The Felis catus isolate Fca126 chromosome C2, F.catus_Fca126_mat1.0, whole genome shotgun sequence genomic sequence AGGAACATGGCACAGGTCCCCACTTTTGTTTCCACTGCGGTTCAATGAGCCATATCAGTCTGACTTTCACTGAGGAGCACATGCCAACAAATGATAAGCTAATGTTCCAGGAGAAAGTTGCTTTGTTCCCTTAAACTCACCAGATAATCACCCAAAGATCTGCTGTCCACGTGTGTAAATCTATAGGTGCTCTGGTGACTTATACCTACTTCACACACATTACActaactatttaaaatatttaaaaatagatacacgTTCTTTGTAAAACCTATTTCCAAAACACTCTGACGTTcacagaaaaatgttattttctcttaaaGGCATGTCTCCAGATGTGTCTAGTTACTCCCTTCTATTTGACTGATTGGACAGTTTGCTCTAGAGCATGAAGTATAATTCAGTACACTGAGTGATATGACAAGGTACAAAGTAATTCCACGTTTCAcagcagagaaacaaaaggatCCAAAGGAAGTGAAGCCTAAATACAAATagtgaagataaaaatagaagcaaatacGCCCAACATCTGCTGTACCTGCTTACAGGACTTCCTACCTGGTTCATACTTGCAGATGTAATTGTGCTTCATGTTGCACCTGTCATCATTCCACTGGTAAAGGTAGGGCCCCCCCAGGCCTGGATTGGCTGTTGGTTGATGATACATCACAACACACTTTTCACTTCCACAGGAAGGTTCATCAGTATACCAGTTTCTGCAAACAGAGCAGCAGGAACACCTCTAAGTGATTTCAACCACCCTattcttttggtttggttttgtttcaagttttttttgtatttaaattccagttagttaacatatagtatcatactagcttcaggagtagaatttagtgattcatcacttacatgtaacacccagtgctcatcacaagtgcccttctgaatatccatcacccatttagcccattctgtTCTGACATCCTCAACCAAGTAATGTCCATAAAGAGGAAGAAGCTGTTACCATAGAGATGAATGAGCCAGTTCAGCTGACTTTTGCACTGAGATACCCGAACCTCTTTACAAAAGCCCAGCACTGTCTCCTACAGTAACACTCAGTACGTCTGCAGATGGACCCCTTGTTGTAGAGTATAAAATTGCTGCTATGGTACATGTAAGGCTCTATTTGGCTCCCAAGattgaggaggaaggagaaccTTAGGCATTCTTAAAatccaacaaaataaaatcaagctcTTCGAGAACTGTTTCCGAGATGCCAGCATGTATATAAGTCTCTTCTGTCACCAAATTTGTACCTCTCAGTACATATGTAGATATTTTCTGTAAATAACTTATTTCTTCCTCCATTATTTACAATTTGTTTAAAGTCCAAAGTCAAATCTGGTCTTGTTAAGCTAGAAATATTTCTGCTTTCACCTAGAAATACTTGTGATTTTCATCACTAAAGGGTTTTGActctaaatacaattttaatttttttcaatttatagaaattatttgaattaaaaaaaaagaaaaaaacaaaacaaaacaaaaaacccagaaatctccctcctccctttcgaGTCCCCCACAGCACATTTAACTCCTCAAGATCCCTACTTACCGGTACTGGGAACTGCTTCCATCAGACCACTGGTAGAGATCTGGGCAGGCACCAGATGTTTGCCCCTCTCCGTTTCGCCAAAGCCCTATCCAGAAATCACCATCAGAAATCCCTGTTCCTGGTTTTGTCAGGTTTTGCAACATACTTTCTATTAACTTCTGTTCTGCTTCATTCTCCAGGCTGAGGAGGGCCCCCCCCTCGCTCTCACAAGCCAGGCGTGCCTCCTGAAAGCTCACGCGGCTGGACAGTTCGTGGAAGTAGGCCATTTTGTAGCAGGGATGCTTGAGGTCAGCAAAGCACACCTTTTGGCCTGAAAAAAAGATAGCATGCATTGATTCTTTGAACTATATTCATAATGCTACTATGAATTAGGATTAAAGAAccaatcaaggggcgcctgggtggctcagtcggttgagcttccaacttcggctcaggtcatgatctcacagttcatgagttcgagccccacatcaggctctgtgctgacagctcaaagactggagcctgctccagattctgtgtctccctctctctctgccccacccctggtcactctctgtctctctctcaaaagtaaataaatattaaaaaaaagaaccaatcaaaaCAGGATACACTCTCCCAAGAATGATTCCTCCATGGAATCATTttatagagtttattttttaattattattatcaatttataaaagcaaaatgattcCCTGGTAAACTTGTAATATGAACTTTTAAACACAGGACTCCAAAAAAACGTTTGTTAAGAGAACTCATGATTCTTCTGGCTTAGATACAAACCAATTACATAGCAAACGAAACTAGCaaaagaaattgctttttcttttagagCAAAGAGAGCTAAAAGGTCAaagttatgaaagaaaaataattcacaaaagaacttaatttttaaaacaagtaaaaaccaATGTATAGAAGGTAtcataaaaaaagatacaaggtaGCAAAATTTAAGGTGTAAACATTTGCTTTTATTGTATATATCTGAAAGCAAATACACTGAAATTGAAAGTTAATAGAGGCCAGAATGAAGGTAACTCTAGTAATAATTAACTTATTAATATACAGCATTAGAAGTGACAGGAGAGATTTCTAGAGTACTCTTTGAAAAAATTCTCATTATCAATTCTCTGaatattttctggttttatagGACATGCTATGTGTGAGTGTCAATTGCTCAGCCAATGACCTCTCTTTTTACACAGGCAGCTCAAATGAGTCACAAACTCCaaataaaatttcccaaatttgaacTTAGAGAATCAagtacttaaaacaaacaaacagaaaagaagtgcattttaaatatgaaaaagccAAATGGCTTAGGGTTGGAATAAACACATCAGGAAATAAAGGAGCTATTAAAAATCTCAtcagatggggctcctgggtggctcagttggttaagcatctgactttggctcaggtcatgatctcacaactcattggttcaagccccacgtcgggctctgtgctgacagctcggaacctggaacctgcttgggattctgtgcctccccatctctctcttcctcccccactcacactcagtttctgtctctcaaaaatgaataaatgtttaaaaagtttaaaaagataaaaaataaaaatctcatcaATTGCTAATTATTGTCAATTTCTATAACTTGGATAGAGAGCAGGGTAGGCTGAAATTTGTTGAAACTCATCTTTCAAAGATGGTTAAACAATGAGCTAAAAACAAATTAGGTGATAAATATTTAGCAGACTTgagaacaaattatttttcagctttagaGTCTCCATTTATGTATTAAACACACACCAAATAAAAATGACTTCttcaaatttattataaaaaatgccCTATTAGACTGGTTGAGATTAATTCCTTTATGAGCGTGAAAGGGGTAACagtgcatttcttttaaattttccctAAATTAGAATTTCATTAAAATCAAATCCAAATTCACTTAAATTTACCTTTCCCTACAGTTAATCTTAACTATTGCTAGttttattgcatatttatttagGAATAAAGATTGGGGACCACAAAATGTCCAAAatccatgaataaataaatagaataatcagaatttggaaaggaagtttaaaatgtaatttatatttatacttgtattttaaaggtttttatgaATTACAGCACTTGATTAAGCCACCTATTCTGATATCTCTAAAGATTTTCAAAGTcagtatatacataaatatgtgtgtgtacatatatacacatatatacatatattttaagtcaTATATGTGTTTGTGACAACAAATGAAGCTTAGAATAATTTTTGAGACTTCTTAATGGAATATCATCTTTTATAAAACTTCATTGTGTGACATCACTAGTTTACTTCTGCTCTAACAACATCTGTGAAGACTTAAAGACACAGGCaaaagtttgatttaaaaaaatctctcagaATCAAATTTAATACACCTCTACATGTGAATTTCACATTTGTCTACATATGAAGCAGAATGACTTTCTCCTAACTACACTATGGATGATAATAACATCAGGCCACAATAAATCCACATACATATCAGGGATATTAGAGTGTACAGGATTCAGCTAACTACCAGCAAGGGAAGTCCTATCGCCTTGTTGTTTAGATTTGCCCCCTTATTATCACCAGACATGTATGCCAAATGATAGACAATCTCCAGAATGACCaacctgtttcattttgtttttcatcagcTTCTTTGGGTCACTTCTGATCTCTGCTATCAACTTTAAAAACCGCCACGaatccctctctgtctgttcttTCTTTATCCCAACCCACTGTCCATAGCCTCCACTCCTTTCTTAGTCTTTTTCTGCGTTCAGTTTAGATTTGGCCTCAGAAAACAGACTATGAAgcatttaatgtaaaataaagtcaaattataaatgtaaaataaagtcaaatgCTAAGAAATTAAGGCATAGCTTTACTGCTTTCTTAAGATTCATCTTCATGAACATTATTCTTGTTGGGATTGAAggttttttttcacttgatatttaattttgtggctgatgaaaaaaatttgtcagtagtggagggagggagagttaTTGTACTTAAACACTGGCTAAAAACTACAGCATTCAAACATTGGATTCTTAATTATAGTACACCACACTGAGTCAACATTGGTACCACATCCATTCTCCCCCAGAATCAGCAATTAATGACCTATGATGACACTCAAGTCAGGAGGGAGCAGGAATCCAGAGGCCATTAACCTCACAACGGTGTTTGAGTGATAGGCATTCAGTATCATGACACAAGCTGAGAACAGCCATCTAATAAAATAGCAGTTGGAACAACGCAAGCACAACACCCAGTAGTCCTCTCTGTCTCATTAACTGTGATCTGGACCCAGAAGCAACACACTGAATAATATGAACAAATTAACAGACTTCCCCAACTGAttgttaatgaaaatgaaaatgctagtATGATTGACCATAGGAAAATGGAATTAAAGAGACTTCAAGAGGACAAATCAGTCTCAGATAAATAATCCTTGAGAGATGATCATGGAAGTCCCAGTGGCTGATTctaatacaattatttattttaatttctcctaaTTTATTATTAGATTTTGTGATGACTTCATTGTTTAAAATGGTTGTTCCTGATGATATTCTAAAAATGTCATTAAGCCCAGTGAGTGTTGTGCCTGCATTTTTAATGCAAgctatttccattttcatctccTACATCCTTTACATATTTCTAAGTCTCAAAATATATCATAACTGCATTCCCTTGAGTTTTCAACTTGCTCAATTTTTCACTCCAAGAACTCTCAGACTTGGATTTGACTCCAGCATTTCTGAAATATTAAGCTTGTCCAACAAGATTGTTTTGCAAGATGTCAAAAAGAAgccgacttaaaaaaaaatcaccagaaatTTGAAAGAGTAAACATTATTCATGTAACAAGGTTAGCACAAATTCAGAGGGTGCCTACGTGGGATTGATATGCTAAAAGTCTCTGTTCATGATctttaatgtattaaaatataagtgcaacacagatttatttatgGTGAGGGGACAGAAATGATGGTAAGAATcaactcatttataaaatatgatagCACTTTGAGGGGCATGTGGGTGCCTCactccgttaagcatccaactcttgatttcagctccaggtagtgatctcatggttcgtggggtcaagccccacatcgggttctatgctgtcagcatggagcctgcttgggattctctctctccctctctctttctgcccctcctctgctcatgtgcacacactctctctctaaaaattaattaattaatttaaaaaggtagtaattttaataaaatgcttaagaGAACTTTAGTGCAATGTGGAAATTTCTAACACCACTATGTGAGTCCACAGAGAAATAATGCTGATATAAGAAAAACCTAAGGTAGggattatatttaaagtaattactaatACTGCACAGGCCCTAGGTGGTAGCTGGCATGGCATTGTTTATGACAGGTATTCTCTCTTTAGTTGTGGAGGATGGAGTGGTCCAGGGTCGTAGGTGAGGGGGTAGAGACTGTGGTGGCTGCACAACAGAGACCCTCAGGGGATCAGAACAGGGGCCAGGTACTGGAACAGGCAGCTATTCACTCCAAAGTATCCACTGAATATCAGCTGTGTCCTCAGACATTGAACGGAAAAGTCACTAGCAGTTCAGATCTACCAAGTCTGTTTTCACAAAAGGATACACATACATTGTCCACTTTTACTACCGTTTATATATCATCAGTAAAGCTGACAGTGTGAATTTCTTTACATCCAATTCTATTTCACTACTGACTATGGCTTCTGTGTGCAGATTTGGTCCAAGCTGTAGCAAAACCAGCGAAAGCAGCTATTGAATGCTCACCACCATTTCAGATGGTCACATTTGGCTGTCATGGCAGTGGAACTCCAACAGCTGGGAAACAAATGTTGCCCTAATTCCCAGAAAAGTTCCATTAATACAGATCTTCTGGAAGCAACTTTTCCCACTTCTGTAAAGGCTCATCTTCCTAGAGAACCATTGAGATGACCTCTCTTCTCATTCTGTGAGATCACATGGAGAATCCTTTTCTCTGATCTTTAAATGTTACATTCAAATAAAATCTGTCATTGACTGTTTTGAACAATAAGAATTCTACAAGCTTCCACCCACAACATCGACTTCCATCTACTTTTCTACTACCCATAAAATATTTAGATGAATATTCAAATAACCATATCACAGTGTTATTACACAAGGCAACACTGATACtaacaataatttattaaatgtcaCCTAGCATCTCCAAGGACAAACATCCTTTGATTGTTGTTTTATATACAAGCATGACAAAAGACTTTCTACCTAGGATTCTGCACCTGTTAAttttatacatacatgcatacagaACTACATATATCCACATGCACTTTTGTTTAGAGATAATTCTCAGGACTGCCTACTAGAGTAAACATTCCTATCACGGTCACAGCTAAGATTCGGCTATTCTATTATTCCCATGAATAGATAGTTTTGTCTTCTGTCACAGTCATGAAATTCCTTTAGAGCTAAATATTGGCAGTAAATGCTTTTGACCTTGATGTAAAAGTGGAGCCAAACTCATAAAGTTATGgcagtttacttttttctttctgaatagaAAGGATCTatgatttagttttattttgcttatgtttattaACTTTCTGACAGTTGAGTCCTCTGTTAGTAAagtaataacatttttcttataCCTCACACTAGCATCATATATATCAATATTGAGTATTGAGtttatatcataatttttaataaaaatatagaagatattATATGAATTCCTATGGCTCAATCATGATCTACTTtttgttacaaaaagaaaaaaaattgtacagaAGAGAATCTACATGATAAATCTTTCCCAAAGCAGACTGACTGAACTTTGGACATGTCACCAGAATCccacaaaataatttgtttttcctaattCTTTCTTACCCCTCCTCAAAATCAAACTGGTAAATGGGTAGATCCCACATTATACAGAGTGACATGACCTCTGATAACAAGGTTATCTGATTtctaaactaaaaagaaattctttgaaGCATTCCGTGTTCAATATTACACCTACTTCTTAAGagctattctttattttaaaaaaaagttttgttataATAAACTCTCATTTTTGTAACAGATTTTATAGTGCAATTAAATACATAATGTGCTATTATGAGTGTGCTGGAATCTATTTTCTTACATTAATAAACAAACTCAAAACTGGAACCCTGGGTCATTTCGTGAATGGTGGTGCCAGCTTTGCAAGGTCCTACCTCTCCCACTGGGAAATACCACAAGCTTTGAGAAGGTAACGGGACTCCTTGCTCAAACTCACACTTatccaactgggccacccaggcacccctcctatgcatatttaaaattgagGTCTAAATAGCAAATGGTAAACCAAGTAACTTTGTGACTTAAAAGTTCAAGCATTCAATCAGAAAGAACTGGTTTTGAATCCCAGAGCTATACTTGAATTGTAGGTACGCTGGGAACATTACTTAAATgttcctggcctcagttttcttacctaaAGGGAGCGTGGTTAGGAGTTCTaaagaaatacagataaaaaataatagcCAGACATTTATCAGTAGTTTAGCATGGATGTTCTCACTGCTAGTGCAATCCACACCTTTGGGTAAATTAGGAAAAGATGTTCTTTCCTGGTGATACAGGCTGTTGAGCTAGAAAAAGTAGTGTTTTCCTCTAGGTGGCCTCAGCTCCAGGCGCAGAACTTGCATACTGAGCTCCCTCTCAGCTTCTTGGGACACACCTCTGTGCATGACACAATCTGCACAAATCTTTTCAAACCCCTTGACCCTCCAACAATCCTGTGCTGTTGGTCTCATCACGTAGATCtcatcctattttaaaaatgaggcaaGGGGGCATAGAAAAGTTAGATAATTTGCCGGATTCACACAGCTCATAAATCGGGGTTGTGAATCAGGCAGTCTAGCCCCACAGTCCATGCCTTCACCCAGATGTCTATGCTGCCTCCATATATGTCTCAAATGTAGTATTTTTtctaaagtgaaatatttaatgaataaagggACTGATGAATATACACATTATTCGGGTTTTCCTTGTTATAATTATTAGCGTTGATCTGTTATTGATTAGCACTGCTACTATATGCAAGGGTTTGTGCCTTGAGAGTTTGTTTTTCTGAGCAGCTTGTGAATTTTCTATTACTCTACAATTAGACATGGGATTAATATTGGGACATCTATCTCATATTTTCAAACCAGATGCAGCCTTAATTATTTTATCTAgttctttcattttcccaaataaaGCAAAGCCCAAATGAATTTTTCCCAATTACAAAAAGTGTAACTTCAGTCAAGTTGTCAGGCATGTTATATTACCAGTAATATGTTaccacagtgaaagaaacaatcccGCGTGAAAGTTGTGTGCAGCCATCCACCTGTATGCCAAGTGCCTAGCACAGAAAGCTGTTATAAAATCTAGTGAGAACATCAGCTGGGTTTCCACCTTGGACCCCTTTATATAATACTAcctcttttttaacattaatgtAATAGATATTACCTTCCTCAGGAAGAagagttataaaaacaaaactataaaataatgaaaaatagcaGTTAAGGAGTAATGGCTACGATAGATGTGTAATTTATTAGATGACTAGTAATAAGATTAATGTGTTCCTTTCTTGCCCAAGAGATACTTAAAGTAATTGCATCTTTGAAAACTGCTCTGTCATCACTTTATGCTTTTGATGATGTCATGCAATAGTACCACAGCCTGAGATATGCTCAGCAGATTTTTTTGTATCTCCTTTGCTAGCATAATAATCTATGGACTACTGGTCACCACCCAAGCACTTGCATAATTCTGTGGCATCTGcacaataaaagaaatatgtcTAAATCACCCAGTCTCCAATGTAAAATGCATGCCAATTTTAATGAGTTCACAttaatacataatacatttttctGCAGAAATTTGGAGGTACCATGAAATACACTTAGTGCCATTTTGCTGCATCAACAAATTGGGGATCACCGCTATGTGtactaaaaagaaaaggcaagaattaaaaaaaaattcattactttaaaacacttaaaatgtttaaaagtatcCACATGCTCTTTAGACATATCTTCCCATCTTAGAAACCTGAGTTTTGAACACTTCTTTTTCATATGTATCCATGTCCCCATAAGTAAAATCCTCTTATCTTTGCCCTAAAGAAGATATCATTATCTACCAGTAAAGTCACAGAATTAAATGATTGTACTTCCTGCAAATATTCTCTACACATCTGTGTTCAGCAACAAATCAGTACAAATCTAAGATCCTAAAAGTAGTTCACAACTTTGACTCATAAATTCATTAAGTCTTgcattaaatactttttaattcatGAAATTACTCTCGTGgttatctatttttattacatatttgtgCATCAGAATAAGCATGATCACTAACCTATAAAAACACTTAACTATTACTGCTTGATGCTATTAACCCTTATGGGACAGATTATGATGATGAAGTTTGAAATgtaatttcttattaaaatatcttaacttcatttataaataatgctttctatttttaaaacagtgatgTATTTAAAAGTATTGGAGAGTatcttattgaatattttaaagtgctaaaaagaagaaaatttttatagAGGATTATTTTGCAAGTTCCTGTCTTTTTTCTGGTGTTTAATTAGTAGTATTTAATTACTAATAGCTGTACTGACATTTAGCAAATAGAATATAAGTATTTTCCTAATAATGGCCCCTGAAAGCTTCTTGATTGGGCAGACACTCGATTAGAATTTTGGTAAATAGCCCCCAGTGGCAGGAAAAAGTTGATGCATACCTCAAAACTTAACACTGATCAGCAGACAGTAGACCTACAACTTTCAACATGTCATGTTTTAGACTGTCTGCACTCATGCTATTATGgcgaaaatatatttttaaaaatttgtcttcaaAGGATAAAGTCACAAGTTTATAATGATCgaattttaatgtgatttttaggGCCAAAGGCAATTAAAATAGTCATAAGAAAAACATAACTAAATAATTGTTTTGATATCAAGTAAACATCATCATTTATGTTAAATCAAATAAATCATGTTCAGTTAATTAGAAATTTTCCAGATGTCACCTACAATATGCTTATAAACATTTAATAGGAAAACACAGCAAAAGGTTTGCAACAATTTATGCGATAATACAACACAAAATAAACTTCTCATCAATAATCTTTTAagttctgtttttactttatatatttcttttccgCAAAGTTTATGGCATGTAAACAAGAATATGCCAAATGGATACTATTTAAGTCAATGGAGTGTTTCTATGTGTTTAAAAAACACCATATGCTAAAACCTTGGTCTGTgctgttcatttatttgtaaGAGTAATTCTCATAAACACAAAGCCAGCCAAATATGTAATTG encodes the following:
- the CHODL gene encoding chondrolectin isoform X2 encodes the protein MSRVVWLLLGAALLCGHGVFCRRVVSGQKVCFADLKHPCYKMAYFHELSSRVSFQEARLACESEGGALLSLENEAEQKLIESMLQNLTKPGTGISDGDFWIGLWRNGEGQTSGACPDLYQWSDGSSSQYRNWYTDEPSCGSEKCVVMYHQPTANPGLGGPYLYQWNDDRCNMKHNYICKYEPEIIPTSPVEKTYFTNQPGDTHQNVVVTEAGIIPNLIYVVIPTIPLLLLILVAFGTCCFQMLHKRKARRTFIKDSTPLSSECLAESLNSNL
- the CHODL gene encoding chondrolectin isoform X1 — translated: MSRVVWLLLGAALLCGHGVFCRRVVSGQKVCFADLKHPCYKMAYFHELSSRVSFQEARLACESEGGALLSLENEAEQKLIESMLQNLTKPGTGISDGDFWIGLWRNGEGQTSGACPDLYQWSDGSSSQYRNWYTDEPSCGSEKCVVMYHQPTANPGLGGPYLYQWNDDRCNMKHNYICKYEPEIIPTSPVEKTYFTNQPGDTHQNVVVTEAGIIPNLIYVVIPTIPLLLLILVAFGTCCFQMLHKSKGRTKTSPNQSTLWISKSTRKESGMEV